The following proteins are co-located in the Schistosoma mansoni, WGS project CABG00000000 data, supercontig 0062, strain Puerto Rico, whole genome shotgun sequence genome:
- a CDS encoding heat shock protein 70 (hsp70)-interacting protein, putative gives MKTKESLKKLQDAEKVFDLVQRLSSEDNAVASIACKEADDFLKQKCSFDRSVINKLDQPSKNLDDVTRKGGDVTAFMTAVAQDAQERAERRARQRERADKLKDRANTFFKAGNFKKAVELYSQAIDVAKDYDILYTNRAQAYLRLGQPDLSLKDCDTALLLFPEVQELNSNMKSTMVNNNRDIVSNPRLAKVYLHRGKALMSLNRPSEALSAYSLSRYYSASKTEKCTSTKLNSEKWPNYLIEYVLQAEAALIAQEADAKAEANFAQSAIGFKFNVNSENSNNIPSSQQLLSLLAQLARRNQNSRYYSAGLRYMNRLFMNAPKTKPTTITELNNTVHDSKIGPSESLNCNSETKKSNKKSKGAQHNSSMSDDSNIINCDNHLSTETLSDLQTIFRIKSGFSLLDKEVDAIYQIFNPDNICKKEMLIQQSNVVSSSTQNNNITESGREEDNGANETNYYSILDESERMLALLNLADHLTTNCAENQRLLIERQPNLIKITLACINLSPEFVQRITLHSSITPSSLSSENVNLTMEKQRSLHILGELRLAACNLLVNLTSLPSGRQSLLDMYGPGPILRSLASCLSTSMSNSYQVNSPTLTSTNISSLADAARGLVGRLSASSGLFNTTNSNNVDIAKSNLISSTIASVCATKAARILEYLTESSRFLILARSSSDGLQGLLSVIESALTSSSPTTNTNQPSSTTCQCLATLLDSLGNACQDRTFQKTILQSRKALLFGLSNCLSYHVPLLSDASHARLIASICRLLHNIYVGQSDQSIGTNNNSFNLPDTSNNDCSTSCLTSSKLVNSLLNSIGAILDQIGHGPELRAVVVALAGRLLPLCHDTNQLTSWFGENTTESISDLTPRTRLLLAILDSCSLDSCSKRNPVNPSTVTDEQQQQSNGNVSPSKNETNNITSHLITGCIRCLAFGTNHSINLRYAIGDDRRRVRRLARFIRARLSEYTLQSPSLCKLSVSSNQLPPRDEPLAGNVCLILQHCASDTPLAEHLQGTSVIYDLLSLIQESQRLDTKRNAAILIGKLAQSSQVHRDELSRLDGYSVLTPFNSWTAALERC, from the exons ATGATGTAACTAGAAAAGGGGGTGATGTGACTGCATTTATGACTGCGGTTGCACAGGACGCACAAGAACGTGCTGAGCGACGAGCTAGACAACGAGAACGTGCAGATAAACTCAAGGATCGTGCAAATACATTTTTCAAGGCTGGGAACTTTAAAAAAGCTGTGGAGTTGTATTCACAGGCAATCGATGTGGCAAAGgattatgatattttatataCTAATAGAGCTCAA GCATATCTTCGTCTTGGTCAACCTGATTTATCACTAAAAGATTGTGATACTGCTTTACTACTATTCCCAGAAGTTCAAGAACTCAATTCTAATATGAAATCAACAATGGTGAATAATAATCGTGATATTGTTTCTAATCCTCGTCTAGCTAAAGTTTATTTACATCGTGGTAAAGCATTAATGTCACTTAATCGACCATCAGAAGCACTTTCCGCATATTCATTATCTCGTTATTATTCAGCATCAAAAACTGAAAAATGTACATCGACAAAACTAAATAGTGAAAAATGGCcaaattatttaattgaatatgTTTTACAAGCTGAAGCTGCTTTAATTGCTCAAGAAGCTGATGCAAAAGCTGAAGCAAATTTCGCCCAATCAGCTATAGGCTTTAAATTCAATGTGAATAGTGAAAACTcaaataacattccttctag CCAACAACTTTTAAGTCTCCTAGCTCAATTAGCTCGAAGAAATCAAAATTCTAGATACTATAGCGCAGGATTACGCTATATGAATCGTCTTTTTATGAATGCTCCGAAAACTAAGCCTACAACAATCACAGAATTAAACAATACAGTTCATGACTCGAAAATTGGACCTTCCGAATCTTTAAACTGTAATTCAGAAACAAAGAAATCTAATAAGAAAAGCAAAGGTGCTCAACATAACTCATCAATGTCTGACGATTCCAATATTATCAATTGCGATAATCATCTTTCCACTGAAACTTTGTCCGATTTACAAACGATTTTCCGCATAAAAAGTGGATTTAGCCTTTTGGATAAAGAAGTTGAT GCAATCTATCAAATTTTCAATCCCGATAATATTTGTAAAAAAGAGATGTTAATACAACAGTCAAATGTTGTGAGTTCATCTACTCAAAATAATAACATAACTGAAAGTGGAAGAGAAGAAGATAATGGAGCAAATGAAACCAATTATTACTCAATACTTGATGAATCTGAGAGAATGCTTGCTTTACTTAATCTAGCAGATCATTTAACAACAAATTGTGCAGAAAACCAACGATTACTCATTGAACGTCAaccaaatttaattaaaattacacTTGCTTGTATTAATTTATCACCTGAGTTTGTTCAACGAATAACACTTCATTCATCAATAACACCTTCGTCATTATCATCAGAAAATGTCAA TTTAACTATGGAAAAACAACGAAGCCTACATATTCTCGGTGAACTTAGACTAGCTGCTTGTAATTTGTTGGTTAATTTAACTTCCTTACCAAGTGGTCGACAATCTTTATTGGATATGTATGGACCTGGTCCTATTCTGAGAAGTTTAGCAAGTTGTTTATCCACTTCAATGTCAAATTCTTATCAAGTGAATTCTCCAACTTTAACATCAACAAATATTTCAAGTTTAGCTGATGCAGCACGTGGATTAGTTGGCCGTTTATCAGCATCATCTGGATTATTTAATACAACAAATAGTAATAATGTAGACATCGCTAAATCCAATTTAATTTCATCGACAATAGCTTCAGTATGTGCTACAAAAGCTGCACGAATTTTGGAGTATTTAACAGAAAGTTCAAGATTCCTT ATACTTGCTCGATCTTCTAGTGATGGTTTACAAGGTCTATTGTCAGTCATTGAGTCTGCTTTAACTTCTTCATCTCCAACTACTAATACCAATCAACCTTCATCGACAACATGCCAGTGTCTAGCAACTTTGTTAGACAGTTTAGGCAATGCTTGCCAAGATCGTACTTTTCAAAAAACTATTCTACAAAGTCGTAAAGCTTTATTATTCGGATTATCTAATTGTCTTTCATATCATGTTCCACTGCTGAGTGATGCTAG tCATGCTCGTCTAATTGCTTCAATCTGTCGATTACTACATAATATTTATGTGGGACAATCGGATCAATCAATAGGGACTAATAACAATAGCTTCAATTTGCCAGATACTTCAAATAATGATTGTTCAACGTCTTGTTTAACATCAAGCAAATTAGTTAATTCATTACTGAATAGTATTGGTGCTATTTTAGATCAAATTGGTCATGGACCAGAATTAAGAGCTGTAGTTGTTGCTTTAGCTGGAAGATTATTACCTCTATGTCATGATACTAATCAA CTTACATCTTGGTTTGGAGAGAATACAACTGAGTCAATTAGCGATTTAACACCACGAACTCGTTTACTTCTTGCAATTTTAGATAGCTG TTCATTAGATTCGTGTTCTAAACGTAATCCTGTCAATCCATCAACCGTAACtgatgaacaacaacaacaatcaaatGGAAATGTTTCACCGTCaaaaaatgaaacaaacaatattacaTCTCATTTAATTACTGGATGTATTCGTTGTTTAGCTTTTGGAACTAATCATTCAATTAATTTACGTTATGCAATTGGTGATGATAGACGACGTGTTCGACGTTTAGCACGTTTTATTCGTGCACGACTATCAGAATATACACTTCAATCACCAAGTTTATGTAAATTAAGTGTTTCATCAAACCAATTACCACCTAGAGATGAACCATTGGCAGGaaatgtttgtttaattttacAACATTGTGCTTCAGATACACCATTAGCTGAACATCTTCAAGGTACTTCAGTAATATATGATTTATTATCACTAATACAA GAAAGTCAACGATTAGATACTAAAAGGAATGCAGCAATTCTTATTGGTAAATTAGCTCAATCAAGTCAAGTACATCGAGATGAATTATCACGTTTAGATGGTTACAGTGTATTAACACCATTTAATTCATGGACTGCAGCATTAGAACGttgttaa